The Epinephelus lanceolatus isolate andai-2023 chromosome 17, ASM4190304v1, whole genome shotgun sequence region CCTCAGTGGTTACGACCTACCTACAGTCGGCTCCTCACAAATGTGTTGGCTTCCCTTGTGTGTTCCCCTTGTATTGAACCCTCTGCTCATCTGATGccacttcctgtctgcttcCTAACTGTACCGCTGCACACCTctgaactgtttgctgtttgtgtgcattCAGCGGACTCCAGTGATTCACCAGCTCTCTGTTCCAGCGTGCAGAGTATTGGACTGAACCTGTGCCCCTTAAATGCAGAGaattctctgaatcttttgattATATTATAGATTGTTGATGGTGAAATCCCTGAATTCTTTGCAATTGTGCATTGAGAATAGTTGTTCTCAAACTGTTTGCCCACAGTTTTTCAAAAAGTGACCATCCTTGCTTGTGAACACCTGAGCCTTTTTAAGATGCCCCCTGTACCTGTTGGTAAATGATACTATCATTTACCAATTAGCCTTATTACCTGAGGAATGTTCcaacaggtgttttttgaacattcaACAACTTCCACTtgcccctgtcccaacttttttgtgtattttacaaAAACCAATATGTTTATCATTTTGAacattacatatcttgtctttggactttattcattttgaatataagtcaaaaaggatttgattgttattatttacattttaaacaatgttccaacttttttggaattggcACTGTATTATGGAGCTATAAAAACTCCCactgaaaaatacattaaaatacaacCAACAAAATCTTAAAGTCCAAtagtatttattttctttgattttctttttgtagttCTCCCCAGAGAGCAAGCCATACTCTGGCACAATGCAGGACCATCTCTACAACTGTGGTGTCGATGCTGATGAGATGAGTTGGGTCTGTCCTGCTGTCCAGCgactgtgaggcgacagtggcAAGGAAAAACTCCCTGCTAGAGGGAGAAACCTTGGGAGGAACCCGGCTCTCTGGGGGGACCCATCCTCCTAAGGGCAAGGGAACCGTCAGCTGCTCCTGACCACGGGACATCTTCTTCCTTCATCGTCCAGTCTTCATCGTCCAGTCGTCCAGAGAAACGTTTCTATCTACAACATGACAGAGGACAACAGACGATCACATTCAGCCTTCAGTGTGTGCTTCTCTTACCCATTTCTGTGGAGCCAAAATGGCTGATGACGCTGATCAAGCTGTAGCAGCCTCCATCCTGTGAAGGAACACATAACACATTCATAAGAGTTAGCttcacacgtacacacacaaaacaacagcacaCACTGTCCACATGTTTACTTTCACATGAGCctgatttttgtgtttctgtttttctttacctGTGTGGAGGAGACCAGCAGGTCCCTTATCAGCCTGACAGGGTCATCAACCTTCTCAAGCTCAAAGAAGGGAGAGTAGCGAAACCTCTTCAGCTGCAGGATGAGCACTCTGAGGGAGAAGGTATGAAAATATGAAAGGATTAATGTTGAACCTAAAGACAAAGtggagcaacacattctcatcctaACTCGTCAGATACTgacgctttgtcagtggacctacaccTTAAAATATGACACCCTAGGTATCCCCCTGCGTCAGCTTTGGATATTCAGGGACGACATGATAATCTACGCTCCTTACATGTGTCTTttcaaatacacttctgttttcacaggtaatgtgcagtttctgctcgttacgTGCATACGTTCTCTCTCGAAATAAACTTGCAATGTAGGAAAAAGACttcatttttatgtttactTCCTTTCTatgtcaggtttaggcaacaaaaagttAGATGTAGACAAAAACCAACATGGTTTTGCTTAAAATAGGTTCAGTCGTTACCAGCGTCGTTATGTTACATACGTCACGTGACACGCTAGCACACtatgttattattaaaataacttggtttcacactggaAGTGAACAGTTGGCTCCCAGCTGAAAGTCCAGAGTCTGTTTGACCCATTCGCCTCCTCTCCTGCCTGCCCTACACAGACTTTCTTTCCTTTTATACTAcagtttttttggggagtttttccttatccgctgtgagggtcataaggacagagggatgtcgtatgctgtaaagccctgtgaggcaaattgtgatttgtcatattgggctttataaataaaattgattgattgattgattgagttgttgcaggcagcgtcacaaactgctgctgcccGGTGCGTGTCATACTGCCACAAAGGGTTCCTCTGTGCGTCGGTGTCGGACGCTGAGATCAACTGACTCTCAAGGGTCCCTCAGGGTCAGTCGACCCCAGTTTGGGAACCACCCAGGTCAGGTGATCATTTATGTCAGATGTGATGTCACTTACTGTGGCAGAGTGAGGAGGGATGATCTGCAGCTCGATGTGTTCCCTCCGCAGTCACACCTGAACTCCACCTCCGTCTCCtgcagagcagcacagagaaacaGGCTGTGTATTATGAACACAACTACAACACGTCCACATGCTCAGACAGAGgcagtgtatatgtgtgtgtgtgtgtgtgtgtgtctgtctgtagtgtttgttgatgttttagATCAGTCAGTGATCATGTGACTGAAGGAGGATTTGTGGATCTTACCTTAAGGTACTCCTGGAGCATCTCCTCCACAGAGCCTCCAGGGATGAGGTCTAGAGACAGGTTTGTAAATTCCTCCTGTCTCACTGACTGTGCTCCACAGCTGCATATTAAAGAGACAATACACATTAATATTGGCTGCAGTGGTCACAACACAATTTTGTTTCATAACAGGACAAGAGCAGGGCTTATTCAAGACCAGATCATTAAGGTGGCACCATTGAAAATTGACTGTGTTACCCCTGTCTCACCTTTTGCATGTCCTGGTGTTCTCCATTGTGATCACCAGGTGATCGTCTACAGGGCAGGTATAATGAGTGCCCATGAAAGCTGCTGCCTCCTGCAGCAGAGGGGCCAGACCTCTCATCTGTTCCAAGACTGCAGTCAGGAACTCATGAGCGTCCTGAATACACAGAGAAGAGTTcaaacacagagcacagacagTCAGGAGGTGAAACAACAGAATGTAAAGCCAGCTGACTCACCTCTTGCAGAGTGTCCCAGAACGCAGGTGCCTGGGCAGAGACCACATCCTTAAATGACTCCAGGAGGGGGATTTTAACTTGAGCGTATATGGACGAATGAACGTCCCTGACATCCATCAAGCTTCTGCAGAAGGCGAGACGataaaaagagacatttttgcaTGTGTTTCATTTTGGTACTCGGGTTTGTGGAAAAACTTGAGAATGAcgtaagtgtgaatgtgtgtgtgtggctgctgtACCTCATCAGTTGAGCCTCAGGTAGTGAGCTCCAGACCTGCTCCATGCGACTGATGCCCCCAGTGAAGTCCTCTAATGTTAGGAGACTCTGCAGGCTTGCGTTCATATAGCAGGTCTGCCCAATGTTTGGAAatctgacacagaaacacagcgaGTCAAAACACACGTCAGTATTAATTCTTCACTGACCAATCACAAACAGGTATTTCAGTTTGATTTGATGGATTCATCTCTCGTTACAACTTTGATTCATGTGCAGATGTACTCACCCAAAGCAGTCGATGGGGCTATCCAGAGAACTATCAGTGTCCCAGATGTCATTTGTTTGGTTGctatggagataaaacaaaaaaacacaaacacatggttaataAACAAGCAAGAGGCTGACAGAGCAGAGTGCGTGTTTATAAGTTGCTGCCTCTGTGACAAAGTTGGTTGAGGAAGCTAACATAACCCCTGGTGTAACCCCAGACAGTATAGGCATAGCCGTAGCTTTTGCTATTTCAgtctgttttcagttcatgacgGTTAACTGGAACATTTTGGTGTAGTGATACACAAAATGTAGTGACAGCTTTTCACTTACTCGTTGAGTCGGGCCATGAACAGCTTCTCCTCGAGGTCAGTGATGTCGACTGAATTTGCCTGAGTGACGTCATCCAGTGAGCAAAACGACGTCACGCTGTCGTGCTCATCCTGCTCATCT contains the following coding sequences:
- the LOC144458434 gene encoding ubiquitin carboxyl-terminal hydrolase 37-like; the protein is MTISSYSSSPATTNNRDEQDEHDSVTSFCSLDDVTQANSVDITDLEEKLFMARLNDNQTNDIWDTDSSLDSPIDCFGFPNIGQTCYMNASLQSLLTLEDFTGGISRMEQVWSSLPEAQLMRSLMDVRDVHSSIYAQVKIPLLESFKDVVSAQAPAFWDTLQEDAHEFLTAVLEQMRGLAPLLQEAAAFMGTHYTCPVDDHLVITMENTRTCKSCGAQSVRQEEFTNLSLDLIPGGSVEEMLQEYLKETEVEFRCDCGGNTSSCRSSLLTLPQ